One Candidatus Methylomirabilota bacterium DNA segment encodes these proteins:
- a CDS encoding PAS domain S-box protein — protein MRPTSAQRLFRYGFAILCAAAGILARASLDSLWGLQYPYLVFHLTVLLAAWVGGLGPGLLATGICAVTAAYLWMPPVHSLLIDSAADRLAVLTFVGFGGAISVLSELFHRRERAARVVVESIEDGFMVLDRRWRYRYLNGRVARLARRRPKDLLGRSIWEVFPELAGTTFETEARRAVAEDSQRRFQFFHPPLGGWAEIQMYASAEGLAVYFRDIAPQKAAEITSSRLAAIVASSDDAIVSKDLNGNIITWNPAAERMFGYTAAEAIGQNITLIIPPERRHEEDTVLSRIRSGRSVDHFETVRVRKDGRPVDVSLTISPVRGTDNQVVGASKIARDITIRKAIERERNELLVRERAARAEAESANRAKDEFLTTLSHELRTPLNAVYGWAAILKTGQLDEVTRAKAIDTIMRNSNAQVQLIDDLLDIGRITAGKLRLEVQSVELPPVIEAALDAVRPAALAKSIDLKADAHERAGPITGDPNRLQQVVWNLLNNAVKFTPQGGRVEVRLEKAGPHVEIVVRDTGCGITPQLLPHVFDRFRQGDSSSTRVHSGIGLGLTLVKHLVELHGGTVAAESPGLGQGATFTVRLPMSVSLVPAATVERPGAREAVAAAAPLVRLDGLRVLAVDDDADALGLVATILGRVGATVDLCSTAAQGFAMLVAKPPDVLVSDIEMPGEDGYSLIRRVRALDPEQGGRTPAIALTAYGRREDRLLAIAAGYSMHVPKPVDPVELTTLVAGLALR, from the coding sequence ATGCGACCCACGTCAGCCCAGCGCTTGTTTCGATACGGCTTCGCCATCCTGTGCGCCGCCGCCGGGATCCTCGCCCGGGCGTCGCTCGACTCCCTGTGGGGCCTGCAGTACCCGTACCTGGTGTTCCACCTCACCGTGCTGCTGGCCGCGTGGGTGGGCGGGCTCGGACCGGGCCTGCTCGCCACCGGGATCTGCGCGGTCACGGCCGCGTACCTCTGGATGCCGCCCGTCCATTCGTTGCTGATCGACAGCGCGGCCGACCGTCTGGCCGTGCTCACCTTCGTCGGCTTCGGGGGAGCGATCAGCGTGCTGAGCGAACTGTTCCATCGCCGCGAGCGCGCCGCCCGCGTCGTGGTGGAGAGCATCGAGGACGGCTTCATGGTGCTGGACCGGCGCTGGCGGTATCGCTACCTGAACGGCCGGGTCGCGCGCCTCGCGCGCCGGCGCCCGAAGGATCTTCTCGGGCGGTCGATCTGGGAGGTCTTCCCGGAGCTGGCCGGCACCACCTTCGAGACCGAGGCTCGCCGGGCCGTCGCCGAGGACTCGCAGCGGCGGTTTCAGTTCTTCCATCCGCCGCTGGGCGGCTGGGCCGAGATCCAGATGTACGCCTCCGCGGAAGGCCTGGCCGTGTACTTCCGGGACATCGCGCCCCAGAAAGCGGCCGAGATCACCTCGTCACGGCTCGCCGCGATCGTGGCCTCCTCCGACGACGCCATCGTGAGCAAGGACCTGAACGGCAACATCATCACCTGGAATCCCGCGGCCGAGCGCATGTTCGGCTACACCGCGGCGGAGGCGATCGGGCAGAACATCACCCTGATCATTCCGCCGGAGCGCCGGCACGAGGAGGACACCGTGCTCTCGCGCATCCGCTCCGGAAGGAGCGTCGATCACTTCGAGACGGTGCGGGTGCGCAAGGACGGGCGACCGGTCGACGTGTCGCTCACCATCTCCCCGGTGCGGGGAACCGACAACCAGGTCGTCGGCGCCTCCAAGATCGCGCGGGACATCACGATCCGAAAAGCCATCGAGCGCGAGCGCAACGAGCTGCTCGTGCGCGAGCGGGCCGCGCGGGCCGAGGCCGAAAGCGCGAACCGGGCCAAGGACGAGTTCCTGACCACCCTGTCGCACGAGCTGCGGACCCCCCTCAACGCGGTGTACGGATGGGCCGCGATCTTGAAGACCGGGCAGCTCGACGAGGTCACCCGGGCCAAGGCGATCGACACGATCATGCGGAACTCGAACGCCCAGGTGCAGCTCATCGACGACCTGCTGGACATCGGCCGCATCACCGCCGGCAAGCTCCGCCTCGAGGTGCAGAGCGTCGAGCTGCCGCCGGTCATCGAGGCCGCGCTGGATGCCGTGCGCCCCGCCGCGCTCGCCAAGTCCATCGATCTGAAGGCGGACGCGCACGAGCGGGCCGGGCCGATCACCGGAGATCCGAACCGGCTCCAGCAGGTCGTCTGGAACCTCCTCAACAACGCGGTGAAGTTCACCCCTCAGGGCGGCCGCGTCGAGGTGCGCCTCGAGAAAGCGGGCCCGCACGTCGAGATCGTGGTGCGCGACACCGGCTGCGGCATCACCCCCCAGCTCCTGCCGCACGTGTTCGACCGCTTCCGGCAGGGCGATAGCTCCAGCACGCGCGTCCACAGCGGGATCGGGCTCGGGCTGACCCTGGTCAAGCACCTGGTCGAGCTGCACGGCGGCACCGTCGCCGCGGAGAGCCCCGGCCTCGGCCAGGGCGCCACCTTCACCGTGCGGCTGCCGATGAGCGTCTCGCTCGTGCCCGCCGCCACCGTCGAGCGGCCGGGCGCGCGCGAGGCGGTCGCGGCCGCCGCGCCGCTCGTTCGGCTCGACGGGCTGCGGGTGCTGGCCGTCGACGACGATGCCGACGCCCTCGGCCTGGTGGCCACGATCCTCGGCCGGGTCGGCGCGACGGTGGATCTGTGCAGCACGGCCGCGCAGGGCTTCGCCATGCTGGTGGCGAAGCCGCCGGACGTGCTCGTCTCCGACATCGAGATGCCCGGCGAGGACGGCTACTCCCTGATCCGCCGGGTCCGCGCGCTCGATCCCGAGCAGGGCGGGCGCACCCCCGCGATCGCCCTGACCGCCTACGGGCGACGCGAGGACCGGCTCCTGGCGATCGCGGCCGGCTACAGCATGCACGTGCCGAAGCCGGTCGACCCCGTCGAGCTGACCACGCTCGTCGCCGGCCTCGCCCTGCGGTAG
- the pdxH gene encoding pyridoxamine 5'-phosphate oxidase: MGEPLPDALPADPLPLAARWLDEAKGVMKSATAMALATVDDEGRPGVRMVICRGLDVAEGWLVFYTDRDSAKGRALEKTPRAAAVFHWDVLERQIRVEGPVSHAPEADSDRYWSTRPLDARLAAVASEQSRPLASRAELLARIEAARRAHGDGVPRPARWGGYRVWAERVELWAGQPGRAHDRAVWTRALRPSEIGFSGGAWRATRLQP, from the coding sequence ATGGGCGAGCCCCTGCCGGACGCGCTGCCCGCCGATCCGTTGCCGCTCGCCGCGCGCTGGCTCGACGAGGCGAAGGGGGTCATGAAGAGCGCGACGGCCATGGCGCTGGCCACCGTCGACGACGAGGGTCGGCCCGGCGTCCGCATGGTCATCTGCCGCGGCCTCGACGTGGCCGAGGGCTGGCTGGTCTTCTACACCGACCGCGACAGCGCCAAGGGCCGCGCCCTCGAGAAGACCCCGCGGGCGGCGGCGGTCTTCCACTGGGACGTGCTGGAGCGGCAGATCCGGGTCGAGGGGCCGGTGTCCCACGCGCCGGAGGCCGACTCCGACCGCTACTGGAGCACCCGCCCGCTCGACGCTCGCCTCGCCGCGGTGGCGAGCGAGCAGAGCCGGCCGCTCGCCTCGCGCGCCGAGCTCCTGGCCCGCATCGAGGCGGCGCGCCGCGCCCATGGCGACGGCGTGCCCCGGCCGGCGCGGTGGGGCGGCTACCGGGTGTGGGCGGAGCGGGTGGAATTGTGGGCCGGACAACCGGGGCGCGCCCACGACCGCGCGGTGTGGACGCGCGCGCTCCGACCCTCGGAGATCGGCTTCAGCGGCGGAGCGTGGCGGGCGACGCGACTACAGCCCTGA
- a CDS encoding DUF1440 domain-containing protein → MATIFTGGRRGPVGATTSAADVWKGLAAGVAAGLVAAWVMGQFHQVASRAPGMPEPGAGAADSTEQTAAAISERVFHHTLSPEEKKTAGPLVHYAFGATVASAYGAVAEMVPAVTRGLGAPFGAMVWLGAHVITVPALGLSKPITRSAAPTEAVEFAAHLVYGAVTETLRRLLRHR, encoded by the coding sequence ATGGCGACGATCTTCACCGGTGGCCGTCGCGGGCCGGTCGGTGCGACGACCAGCGCCGCGGACGTGTGGAAGGGCCTCGCGGCCGGCGTCGCCGCGGGACTCGTCGCCGCCTGGGTGATGGGCCAGTTCCACCAGGTGGCGAGCCGCGCGCCGGGGATGCCGGAGCCGGGGGCCGGTGCCGCGGACTCGACCGAGCAGACGGCCGCCGCCATCTCGGAGCGGGTCTTCCATCACACGCTGAGCCCGGAGGAGAAGAAGACCGCGGGCCCGCTCGTGCACTACGCCTTCGGCGCCACCGTCGCCTCCGCCTACGGCGCGGTCGCCGAGATGGTGCCGGCGGTGACCAGAGGGCTCGGCGCGCCGTTCGGCGCCATGGTCTGGCTCGGCGCGCACGTCATCACGGTGCCGGCCCTCGGCCTGTCGAAGCCGATCACGCGCTCGGCGGCGCCGACGGAGGCCGTCGAGTTCGCCGCGCACCTGGTCTACGGCGCGGTCACCGAGACGCTCCGCCGGCTCCTTCGTCATCGCTGA
- a CDS encoding DUF3047 domain-containing protein yields the protein MFAPLSRRAFLLAGASWLGHVRPAGAAGPSVPIETWGGATVGASGVPPGWQKYETPGGHPAYDFTVVEDAGRRALRMRSAGDHSTIAKEMQADLTATPILAWQWRVIGLPSGANLENRATSDATGHIFAVWPRFPAFARSRLIGYVWDPALPVGTVVPSRKTSTVSFIVVRRGQSGLGQWLDERRHVADDHLEVFGDAATTLPAVALSIDTNDTRSAAEAMFGRIELQPGDRSAR from the coding sequence ATGTTCGCGCCGCTCTCGCGGCGGGCCTTCCTGCTGGCCGGGGCCTCGTGGCTCGGCCACGTCCGTCCGGCCGGCGCCGCGGGCCCCTCGGTGCCGATCGAGACCTGGGGCGGCGCCACCGTCGGCGCGAGCGGCGTGCCGCCGGGCTGGCAGAAGTACGAGACCCCGGGCGGACATCCCGCCTACGACTTCACGGTGGTGGAGGACGCGGGCCGCCGGGCGCTGCGCATGCGGAGCGCGGGCGACCACTCCACGATCGCCAAGGAGATGCAGGCCGACCTCACCGCCACGCCGATCCTCGCGTGGCAGTGGCGCGTCATCGGGCTGCCCTCGGGAGCGAATCTGGAGAACCGGGCGACCTCGGACGCCACCGGCCACATCTTCGCGGTGTGGCCGCGGTTTCCCGCCTTCGCCCGCTCGCGGCTGATCGGCTATGTCTGGGACCCGGCGCTACCCGTCGGCACCGTCGTGCCCAGCCGAAAGACGTCCACCGTCTCGTTCATCGTGGTGCGCCGGGGTCAGTCTGGCCTGGGGCAATGGCTCGACGAGCGCCGCCACGTGGCCGACGACCACCTCGAGGTGTTCGGTGACGCCGCGACCACGCTGCCGGCGGTGGCGCTCTCCATCGACACCAACGACACCCGCTCGGCCGCCGAGGCCATGTTCGGGCGCATCGAGCTGCAGCCCGGCGACCGCTCTGCCCGGTAG